The nucleotide sequence TGGGGGTTAGCGGGCCTGCGGCTGGGCTACGCGCTCGCCAGTCCGCAGTTGGCAGCGCACCTCCAGAAACTGGTTCCCGCCTTCAACGTGAACACCCTCACGCAGACGGCGCTGGAAGTCGCCCTGGAACACCCCGACTACGTGCGGAAACGGGCCGAGGAGGTCCGCCGCGAACGCGAGCGCATCTTTGCGGCCCTGCAAGGCCACCCCAGTTGGCAGGTGCTGCCCTCTGCGGCCAACTTCTACCTGATCCGCACCCCGGACGCTGAGGCCGCCTACCGTCACCTTCTCGAGCACGGCATCGTCGTTCGGCGTCAGGACCAGCTGCCGGGACTTGCGGGCTGCCTGCGCGTTGCGGTCGGCACGCCCGCCGAGAATGACGCGCTCCTTCAGGCGGCGCAGGCCTTTCGCTAGCACGGGGCTACCCGGGCACCGGGTCGGTGCGCGAGCGTGGTCTCACCCCCTATGGATCCCTTCATCCCCCCACCCGACTTTCCGCCCCGCTCCCCGCTTGTGCGCGGCTGTACAGCGTGCGGCGCGTGCTGCGCAGCGCCTGACATCCACGCCCTGGGCAAGCCGCTGGGGGTGGTTTGCCGGCACCTCGGCCGGGACTGCCTCTGCGGGATCTATGCCGCCCGCCCCGCCGTCTGCCGCAACTACCAGCCCGACTGGGTCTGCGGCGAGGTCGCCCCTTTGCCCACGCTCGAGGCGCGGGTGCGGCGGTTTCTGGAGATCTACGGGCTAGAGGAGGAGCGCTCGCCCTAGAACAGGGCCTCGCCGGCGGCCGCACAACCGCCCACCACCCCCCAGGCGGGCACTCGACCCGCCGTCAGGGCGGCGTAGGCCAGCAGCGCCAGCGCGGCCTGAGCGGGGCCCTGAATGCCCGACGTGAACACCGGAGTGTAGAGCGCTGCGAGCAGGAGACCCACCACGCCCGCATTCAGGCCGGCGAGCGCCGAGCGAATGGAGGACTGCGCCGCCAGCCGTGCCCAAAAGGGCAGCGCGCCGACCATCAGCAGCGCACCGGGCAAAAACACCGCCAGGGTGGCGACCAGGGCACCCTGCCCGGCGGGCAGTGCCGTCTGAGCGCCGCCCAGGTAGGTGGCAAAGGTAAACAGGGGTCCGGGAACGGCATTGGCTGCCCCGTAGCCCGCCACAAAGGTCTGATGCGACAGAAACTGCGGAACGAGCCCGGCTTCCAGCAGCGGCAACACCACGTGGCCGCCCCCGAACACGAGCGCTCCCGCGCGAAAGGTGGCAGCGGCCAGAGCCCAGCCGGGTCCCAGGGGCGCGAGCAGGGGCAGCAGCAGCAGACCGGCCCCGGCAGCCAGCAGCAGGGCCAGGCCCAGTCGCCGTGAGACCGGCACCCCCGGCAGGTGCGCGGCGTTTGGTGCCCCGCCGGGAACGCTGCGCCAGCCGACGAACGCGCACAGCAGCAGCGCCGCGACCTGTGCGCCTGCTCCCGGCACCAGCAGCAGGGCCGCCGCGGTCCCCAGCGCGAGGGCCGCCCGCAGCCGGTCCGTCACCAGGGTGGTCCACATCCCGGCCACCGCCTGTGCGACCACGGCCACAGCCGCCACCTTGAGCCCCGCGAGCCATCCGGCCTCCATTTCGGGCCGCAGGTGCGTGATGCCCAGCGCGAAAGCGAACATGAGAAGCGCGCTGGGCAGGGTAAAGCCCGTCCAGGCGGCCAAGAGGCCCGGCCAGCCCCCCCGCAGCAGCCCCAGGCTAAGCCCCACCTGACTGCTGGCCGGCCCCGGCAGAAACTGCGCGAGCGCCACGAGATCGGCGTAGCCTGCCTCGCTGATCCAACGGCGCCGCTCCACGAGTTCTGCGCGGAAATACCCGAGGTGCGCGACCGGTCCCCCGAAACTGGTGAGGCCCAGCCGCAGGAAGACGAGAAAGACCTCCAGCGTTCGCATCTGGAGGTCAGTCTACGGGGGACCCGGAGCTCGGGCGCTTAGTCGTCGGCGGCCTGCCCGGGCTTCTTGGGCACTTCCGGGTTCTCTACGAACTCGGTGGGGTCGTAGAGGTCAAAGCCAATCCCCTTTTCGTACTCCTGAATCTTGAGATGGAGGCGGCGCACGTCGCCCTCGACCGCGCCGTAGTCGAAGGTGTCCCAGATGGCGGTGGTCTTGAAGTTGCCGCCCTCGAAGTCAGGCACCTCGCGGGTCTTTTTGATGCCCTCTTCCAGCGCCTTGCGGCTCTCGATCCCCAGGTTGCGGAAGGCCACCTGCATCACGTCGCGAGAAAAGTCACGCGGGCCGTAGATCCCGGCGCGGTACACCGTCTCGTAGAACTCCTGCCAGTCCGGCACCAGGGTGGCGGCAGGCATCGCGAACTGGCTGATCACGTTCTTGATCGCCTCCAGCGTGCGCTCGGGGTAGTAGTAGAGGTACATCCGCACGCCTTCGAGGAAGAAGTTGTAGTGCGCGGCCTCGTCCACCGCGATGGTCTGGGCGACTTTTGCCAGCACCGGATCAGTCACGCCCCTGAGGTGCGGCTTCTCGCTCCTGCCCTGGGCGATCTTCATCAGATTCAGGTAGTTGAGCTGGGTGGCCCGCTCCTGAAACACGGTGTACACCAGGTTATGAATCGCGTCGGGAAAGGGGAGTTCCCAGGTTTGCGAGCGCAGGCGGTCCTTGTATTCCGCGATCCACTCCGGGCTGCGCTGCCCGCTGAAGAGGACCGCGTTTTCCCAGGCGTCGGCGTGCTTTTCTTCCTCGCTGCCCCAGCGGAGCTGAAAGTGGCTGCGGCCGTGACTGCGGCGCACCAGATGAACCAGGTTGGAGGTGAAGTCGGGGGCGTACTGCTCCACCGCAAAAAAGCCCTGGATGACGGTGATGACCTCTGGAGGGAGGTTCTTTTGCATGTTCCGCCAGTCAAAGCTCTTGTCGGGGTTCCAGTTGCGCGTCTCCTGGCTGCGGGCGGTGTACCAGCGGTACAGGCCCAGAAAGCCGCGCTCGATGAGCCGGTCCTTTTCGCGGTTGCTCAGCAGCCCGGCGGGCGTGCGCGGGCGCTCCTGAAGCATGTTGGGGGGGAAAATCTCAGCCACTGGGGGCCTCCTTGTGTGGGTGCGGAATGCTGGGCGGGAGGGATCTAGCCTAGTTCCCCCGAGCGGCCAGAGCGCCGAACCGGGACGCGGTGCAACGCTCGGCAAGCGTTCGTGCAGGGGGCGGCCCCGCCCGCTAGCATGGCGTCATGAGCCTTCTCGGTCAGCCCGCGCCCGATTTCACGCTGCCCTCCACCCTGGGGGAGCCGGTCACGCTCAGCAGTTACCGCGGGCAAAAGCATGTGGTGCTGGTGTTCTATCCCCTCGACTTCAGCCCGGTCTGCTCCATGCAGCTTCCCGAGTACTCTGGTCGTCAGGACGACTTCGCGGAGGCCGGGGCCGTGATCCTGGGGGTGAACCGTGACAGCGTGTACGCGCACCGGGCCTGGGCCGCCGAGTACGGGATCGAGGTGCCGCTGCTTGCGGACATGAATCTGGAGGTGGCTCGGCGGTACGGCGTCGCCATCGACGAGCGCGGCATCAGCGGGCGGGCGGTCTTCCTGATCGACAGAGCGGGCATCGTGCGCTTCGAACACGTGGAGGCGAAGACGAGCGAGTACACCGTGCGGCCCGAAGTGGTGCTGGCGAAGCTGGCGGAGCTGTAGACCCCGACTGCGCCACTCGGCGGATGCATCCCCACTCCCCGCTGCCCTAGCTTGAGGGGATGCCGGACGCTTCCTCTCCCTCTTCCCCGCCGCGTTCGGGCACGCTGGTGGTCCTGCGTGA is from Deinococcus sp. YIM 77859 and encodes:
- the chrA gene encoding chromate efflux transporter translates to MRTLEVFLVFLRLGLTSFGGPVAHLGYFRAELVERRRWISEAGYADLVALAQFLPGPASSQVGLSLGLLRGGWPGLLAAWTGFTLPSALLMFAFALGITHLRPEMEAGWLAGLKVAAVAVVAQAVAGMWTTLVTDRLRAALALGTAAALLLVPGAGAQVAALLLCAFVGWRSVPGGAPNAAHLPGVPVSRRLGLALLLAAGAGLLLLPLLAPLGPGWALAAATFRAGALVFGGGHVVLPLLEAGLVPQFLSHQTFVAGYGAANAVPGPLFTFATYLGGAQTALPAGQGALVATLAVFLPGALLMVGALPFWARLAAQSSIRSALAGLNAGVVGLLLAALYTPVFTSGIQGPAQAALALLAYAALTAGRVPAWGVVGGCAAAGEALF
- a CDS encoding peroxiredoxin — translated: MSLLGQPAPDFTLPSTLGEPVTLSSYRGQKHVVLVFYPLDFSPVCSMQLPEYSGRQDDFAEAGAVILGVNRDSVYAHRAWAAEYGIEVPLLADMNLEVARRYGVAIDERGISGRAVFLIDRAGIVRFEHVEAKTSEYTVRPEVVLAKLAEL
- a CDS encoding acyl-ACP desaturase, with amino-acid sequence MAEIFPPNMLQERPRTPAGLLSNREKDRLIERGFLGLYRWYTARSQETRNWNPDKSFDWRNMQKNLPPEVITVIQGFFAVEQYAPDFTSNLVHLVRRSHGRSHFQLRWGSEEEKHADAWENAVLFSGQRSPEWIAEYKDRLRSQTWELPFPDAIHNLVYTVFQERATQLNYLNLMKIAQGRSEKPHLRGVTDPVLAKVAQTIAVDEAAHYNFFLEGVRMYLYYYPERTLEAIKNVISQFAMPAATLVPDWQEFYETVYRAGIYGPRDFSRDVMQVAFRNLGIESRKALEEGIKKTREVPDFEGGNFKTTAIWDTFDYGAVEGDVRRLHLKIQEYEKGIGFDLYDPTEFVENPEVPKKPGQAADD